In Flavobacterium sp. CBA20B-1, one DNA window encodes the following:
- a CDS encoding sensor histidine kinase — protein sequence MKQKESKNLMSATFEAERMERRRIAADLHDEVSGDLNALQYHVSRLAEQDKGSITKEELDKISSMLSKTLNHVQNISYNLMPPMLQDYGLILTLQSYFARIIQIYAIEITQEYHTKELDLPTALSHELFRTIQELTTNMIKHGNANKISFSISMEDDSVFFDTSDNGTSFDFYKSSKNSKGMGIKNIISRLSNIDGKLVQFPVNQGNKFRITLKIKNK from the coding sequence ATGAAACAAAAAGAATCAAAAAACCTAATGAGCGCCACTTTTGAAGCCGAAAGAATGGAGCGAAGGCGTATTGCAGCAGATCTGCACGATGAGGTAAGTGGCGACTTAAATGCATTGCAGTACCATGTAAGCCGTCTGGCAGAACAAGACAAGGGTTCGATTACAAAAGAAGAGTTAGACAAGATTAGTAGTATGCTATCTAAAACATTGAATCATGTGCAAAATATAAGCTATAACTTAATGCCTCCAATGCTACAAGACTATGGACTTATATTAACATTGCAAAGCTATTTTGCGCGCATAATTCAAATATACGCAATAGAAATTACACAAGAATACCACACTAAAGAATTAGATCTCCCAACAGCTCTTTCACACGAACTGTTTCGAACAATTCAAGAGTTGACTACAAACATGATAAAACATGGTAATGCCAATAAAATCTCTTTTTCGATTTCGATGGAAGATGACTCCGTTTTTTTCGACACTTCTGATAATGGAACATCCTTTGATTTTTACAAATCATCAAAAAATTCAAAAGGAATGGGAATAAAAAATATTATTTCCAGATTATCAAATATCGACGGCAAACTTGTACAGTTTCCGGTAAATCAAGGAAATAAATTTAGAATTACTTTAAAAATTAAAAATAAATGA
- a CDS encoding lipocalin family protein, with protein MNRFFYIFTIAFSLIFLSSCSNDDSSPVIDDEPKEYLLGKWDFNAFDIKMSIDGEMVYEEEDIPDGGVQYHFKEDGVIEYRFFDSDTGEDEEVGSGTYQKTEDELTINRDGIPYSFTISNLNETNLHLAVSENGMDEQGRYVELELTQKFIKVE; from the coding sequence ATGAATAGATTTTTTTACATTTTTACAATAGCATTTAGTTTAATTTTTTTATCATCTTGTTCCAATGATGATAGCAGTCCGGTCATAGATGATGAACCAAAGGAATACTTATTAGGGAAATGGGATTTCAACGCATTTGACATTAAGATGTCTATTGATGGAGAAATGGTTTATGAAGAAGAAGATATTCCAGATGGTGGAGTACAATACCATTTTAAAGAAGATGGAGTAATAGAGTATCGCTTTTTTGATAGCGATACCGGCGAAGATGAGGAGGTAGGTAGTGGAACATACCAAAAAACAGAAGATGAATTAACAATTAATAGAGACGGGATACCCTATAGTTTTACCATTTCTAATTTAAATGAAACTAATCTTCATTTAGCAGTTTCTGAAAATGGGATGGATGAACAAGGACGTTATGTTGAATTAGAATTAACGCAAAAGTTTATTAAAGTAGAATAA
- a CDS encoding response regulator transcription factor has protein sequence MTENILKIAIADDHTLFRENLALWINTSEELYVVLEASNGKDLLEKLEHTQIDILLLDIQMPIMDGFEAAKIIKRKYRDVKILILTLMDDISMISKVIEMDLHGVFTKNTSPKELKKAIIGLKEEGFYSEKSLYSQIKKIKSNSTFVLPESRQPNFTESELNIIEHFAQGLKAKEIADVLNISSRTVEVHKQNILGKSDFDSMITVVAYCYHHKIIKTEDILSKIRKNTY, from the coding sequence ATGACAGAAAATATACTAAAAATAGCAATAGCTGATGACCATACTTTGTTTAGAGAAAATTTAGCATTATGGATTAATACTTCTGAAGAACTTTATGTTGTGCTTGAAGCATCAAACGGAAAAGATTTATTAGAAAAATTAGAACACACTCAAATTGATATTCTATTATTAGATATACAAATGCCCATAATGGATGGTTTTGAAGCCGCAAAAATAATAAAGAGGAAATATCGTGATGTAAAAATACTCATACTAACACTAATGGATGATATTAGCATGATATCTAAGGTTATAGAAATGGATCTTCATGGTGTATTTACTAAAAATACATCACCAAAAGAATTAAAGAAAGCAATTATAGGTTTAAAAGAAGAAGGTTTTTATTCCGAAAAAAGCCTTTATTCACAAATAAAGAAAATCAAATCCAACTCAACTTTTGTATTACCAGAATCAAGACAGCCTAATTTTACCGAATCAGAACTTAATATTATTGAGCATTTTGCACAAGGCCTGAAAGCAAAAGAAATAGCAGATGTCTTAAATATCAGTAGTCGTACAGTTGAGGTGCACAAACAAAACATCTTAGGAAAAAGTGATTTTGATTCCATGATTACGGTAGTTGCCTACTGCTATCACCACAAAATAATAAAGACAGAAGATATACTATCCAAAATACGTAAAAACACTTATTGA
- a CDS encoding GIY-YIG nuclease family protein produces MFYTYILYSTKSLKYYVGQTNNLSDRINRHNAVQQIATKNGIPWILITYFECQSRSEAVQLENKIKKRGAKRFLFDIGFYEI; encoded by the coding sequence ATGTTTTATACTTATATTTTATATAGTACCAAGTCTTTGAAATATTATGTTGGGCAAACCAATAATTTATCCGACAGAATCAATCGGCACAACGCGGTACAACAAATTGCAACTAAAAACGGCATCCCGTGGATTTTGATAACTTATTTTGAATGTCAGTCGAGAAGTGAAGCGGTTCAACTCGAAAACAAAATAAAAAAAAGAGGTGCTAAAAGATTTCTTTTTGATATTGGATTTTATGAAATATAA
- a CDS encoding GIY-YIG nuclease family protein, producing the protein MEVFFYFKNSVMFYTYILYSTKSLKYYVGQTNNLSDRINRHNAAQQIATKNGIPWILITYFECQSRGEAVQLENKIKKRGAKRFLFDIGFYEI; encoded by the coding sequence ATGGAAGTCTTTTTTTATTTTAAAAACAGTGTTATGTTTTATACTTATATTTTATATAGTACCAAGTCTTTGAAATATTATGTTGGGCAAACCAATAATTTATCCGACAGAATCAATCGGCACAACGCGGCACAACAAATTGCAACTAAAAACGGCATCCCGTGGATTTTAATAACTTATTTTGAATGTCAGTCGAGAGGTGAAGCGGTTCAACTCGAAAACAAAATAAAAAAAAGAGGTGCTAAAAGATTTCTTTTTGATATTGGATTTTATGAAATATAA
- a CDS encoding helix-turn-helix domain-containing protein has translation MKVELITKEDLESFKKELFEEIRRNRFHFKKIDQVQKEWLKSFEVRKLLGISAGTLQSLRLNGTLPYTKVGGLMYYRYEDIRKLMDGSDEKS, from the coding sequence ATGAAGGTAGAGCTAATTACAAAGGAAGATTTGGAAAGTTTTAAAAAAGAACTTTTTGAAGAAATCAGAAGAAACCGTTTCCATTTCAAAAAAATAGATCAAGTTCAAAAGGAATGGTTAAAAAGCTTTGAAGTCAGAAAATTATTGGGGATTTCGGCAGGCACACTCCAAAGCCTGAGATTAAATGGAACACTACCCTATACCAAAGTGGGTGGATTGATGTATTACCGTTACGAAGACATTCGAAAACTGATGGATGGTAGTGATGAAAAGAGTTAA
- a CDS encoding ABC transporter ATP-binding protein translates to MLRVQSISFSYEDKQVLSQIRFSVLKGQSIALIGESGSGKSTLLKLIYGLMDADSGSIFWKDKQILGPAYNLVPGMDFMKYLAQDFDLMPFVSVAENVGRFLSNFYLEEKKQRVDELLELVDMTEFANVKAQFLSGGQMQRTALARVLALEPELLLLDEPFSHIDHHQKSKLSQHVFQYCKSKGITIVYTSHTPEEILMFSDEVIVMKDGAILTKERPQHIYELPSSEYIARLTGEINLIPVRYLGVQNDEILLVRPHQFFIANEGYQAKVISCYYSGRGYVLKAQFHDVVLTIESREPLSGTIHFLIR, encoded by the coding sequence ATGCTAAGAGTTCAATCAATTTCGTTTTCTTACGAAGATAAACAAGTGTTGTCACAAATTAGATTTTCTGTTCTAAAAGGGCAAAGTATTGCGCTTATTGGAGAAAGTGGAAGTGGAAAATCAACCCTGCTAAAATTGATCTATGGTTTGATGGATGCCGATTCAGGTTCGATTTTTTGGAAAGATAAACAGATTTTAGGTCCTGCTTACAATTTGGTTCCTGGAATGGATTTTATGAAATATTTGGCTCAGGATTTTGACTTGATGCCTTTTGTTTCGGTTGCTGAAAATGTAGGTCGATTTTTATCGAATTTCTATTTAGAAGAAAAGAAGCAACGAGTTGATGAATTGCTGGAATTGGTTGATATGACGGAATTTGCCAACGTTAAAGCTCAATTTTTAAGCGGAGGACAAATGCAACGAACCGCTTTGGCAAGAGTCTTGGCTTTAGAACCGGAATTACTTTTGTTAGATGAACCTTTTTCGCATATCGATCATCATCAAAAAAGTAAATTAAGTCAACACGTATTTCAATATTGTAAATCAAAAGGAATCACGATTGTATATACTTCACATACACCCGAAGAGATTTTAATGTTTTCAGACGAAGTGATTGTAATGAAAGATGGAGCCATTTTGACTAAAGAAAGACCACAACATATTTATGAACTTCCTTCAAGTGAATACATTGCTCGTTTAACAGGTGAAATAAATTTAATTCCCGTACGCTATTTAGGCGTTCAAAATGATGAAATATTGCTCGTTAGACCACATCAATTTTTTATAGCAAACGAAGGCTATCAAGCCAAAGTTATTTCGTGTTATTACAGTGGAAGAGGGTATGTTTTAAAAGCACAATTTCACGATGTTGTTCTAACCATTGAATCGCGTGAGCCTTTAAGCGGAACGATTCATTTTTTAATTAGATAA
- a CDS encoding site-specific integrase, translating to MKTMNTFGIHFVIRVTKQQKNEMGAVFARVTVNGKKTEISLKTKVLPKNWDMTKGKAKGRNDDMIKLNNHIERVRSLITDCYHQLIQQRQEITAAAVKSLYLGEDKEEGMTLIKLSEYHKQVETGRLAPGTMKNYTTTVSYLQRFIRKQYNKKDVYLEKLNYKFMLDFENFLHNYKPTDHQRPMSNNGVMKHLERLKKFVNMGVKMDWLEKDPFAKYKLRFEKVERGYLSKEELAILEKKNFSIERLQSVLDMFLFSCYTGLAYIDISKLAHEHICKGIDGKDWLMTKREKTNILVKVPLLPQAVQLIVKYKNHPAAVANETLFPVLSNQRMNGYLKEIADFCKIKKNLTFHLARHTFATTVTLSNGVPIESVSKMLGHTSIRTTQIYAKVVEHKLSEDMQNLKLKMTSS from the coding sequence ATGAAAACAATGAACACCTTTGGAATTCACTTTGTCATCAGAGTGACTAAACAGCAGAAAAATGAAATGGGAGCCGTATTTGCAAGAGTTACGGTAAATGGCAAAAAAACTGAAATTTCATTGAAAACTAAAGTATTGCCTAAAAATTGGGATATGACTAAAGGCAAAGCAAAAGGCAGAAATGATGATATGATTAAACTTAACAATCACATTGAACGGGTTCGTTCACTGATTACCGATTGCTACCATCAATTAATTCAACAACGGCAGGAAATAACCGCGGCAGCCGTGAAATCATTATACCTTGGAGAAGATAAAGAGGAAGGAATGACTTTGATAAAACTTTCGGAATATCATAAGCAGGTTGAAACTGGAAGACTTGCTCCGGGCACAATGAAAAATTATACTACCACGGTTTCGTATCTACAAAGGTTTATCAGAAAACAATACAACAAGAAAGATGTTTATCTTGAAAAACTGAACTATAAGTTTATGCTGGATTTTGAAAACTTCTTGCACAACTATAAACCCACAGATCATCAAAGACCGATGAGTAATAATGGTGTAATGAAACATTTGGAAAGATTAAAAAAATTCGTTAATATGGGAGTTAAAATGGATTGGCTGGAAAAAGATCCTTTTGCTAAATATAAGTTGCGCTTTGAAAAGGTTGAAAGAGGATATTTGTCAAAAGAAGAATTGGCGATTCTTGAAAAGAAAAACTTTTCGATAGAGCGCCTTCAATCAGTATTGGATATGTTTTTGTTTAGTTGTTATACTGGGCTTGCCTATATTGATATTTCCAAACTTGCCCATGAACATATCTGTAAAGGAATTGACGGAAAAGATTGGCTGATGACAAAAAGAGAAAAAACAAATATTTTAGTCAAAGTTCCTTTGTTGCCACAAGCTGTCCAGCTTATTGTAAAATACAAAAACCACCCTGCAGCTGTAGCAAACGAAACACTTTTTCCTGTATTAAGCAATCAAAGAATGAATGGTTATCTTAAAGAAATTGCAGATTTTTGCAAGATTAAGAAGAATCTGACTTTTCATCTGGCACGACATACTTTTGCTACAACTGTGACTCTAAGCAATGGAGTCCCGATTGAGTCTGTGAGCAAAATGCTGGGGCATACTTCTATCAGGACAACGCAAATCTATGCCAAGGTGGTAGAACATAAGCTGAGCGAGGATATGCAGAATCTAAAACTAAAAATGACTTCCTCTTAA
- the trxB gene encoding thioredoxin-disulfide reductase — protein MSTTIEAVKCLIIGSGPAGYTAAIYAARANMNPVLYQGMQPGGQLTTTNEVENFPGYPDGVTGPEMMLQLQAQAKRFGTDVRDGYATKVDLSGELKKVWINDTIEIHAKTVIISTGATAKYLGIPSEQHYLQMGGGVSACAVCDGFFYRNQEVIIVGAGDSACEEAHYLSHLCKKVTMLVRSEKFRASKIMEERVKNTPNIEILMSTEIDEVLGDGQIVNGVRVVNNKTNEKKEIAVTGVFVAIGHKPNTDIFAGQLTMDETGYLITEGKTSKTNVPGVFACGDVQDKDYRQAITAAGSGCIAALDAERYLASL, from the coding sequence ATGTCAACAACTATAGAAGCGGTAAAATGTTTAATAATAGGGTCGGGACCAGCAGGTTATACTGCGGCGATTTATGCAGCTCGTGCCAATATGAATCCTGTATTGTATCAAGGAATGCAACCTGGCGGTCAGTTAACCACAACAAATGAAGTAGAAAATTTTCCAGGCTATCCAGATGGGGTTACAGGTCCAGAAATGATGTTGCAACTACAAGCACAAGCTAAGCGTTTTGGAACCGATGTGCGCGACGGTTATGCTACCAAAGTTGATTTATCGGGCGAATTGAAAAAAGTATGGATCAATGACACGATTGAAATTCATGCAAAGACCGTAATTATATCAACAGGGGCAACAGCTAAATACCTTGGTATTCCGTCTGAACAGCACTATTTGCAAATGGGTGGCGGTGTATCGGCTTGTGCAGTTTGCGATGGTTTTTTCTACCGTAATCAAGAAGTAATTATTGTTGGTGCAGGCGATTCGGCTTGTGAAGAAGCACATTATTTGTCGCATTTATGTAAAAAAGTTACTATGCTGGTTCGTTCTGAAAAATTTCGTGCATCAAAAATCATGGAGGAACGCGTGAAAAATACACCAAACATTGAAATTTTAATGAGTACCGAAATTGATGAAGTTTTGGGCGACGGACAAATTGTTAACGGAGTGCGTGTAGTGAATAATAAAACCAACGAGAAAAAGGAAATCGCCGTTACAGGGGTTTTTGTGGCAATTGGTCACAAACCTAATACCGATATTTTCGCAGGACAATTAACGATGGACGAAACAGGATATTTAATCACCGAAGGAAAAACATCTAAAACAAACGTTCCCGGCGTTTTTGCGTGTGGTGATGTGCAGGATAAAGATTACCGACAAGCAATTACTGCTGCTGGATCGGGCTGTATTGCGGCTTTAGATGCCGAACGTTATTTAGCAAGTTTATAA
- a CDS encoding PKD domain-containing protein, whose product MAKITSLPVIRALGIMLIVLWSLGMKAQTAHNPVLTWDQEVGCIDYDDRGEKDYYTLIEQISMGVCLRVCEESTVTYGFTANGVTDVQWQVNGGNLQSSSNTGATIHWNSGGNGSLTLTITYDDNTVDVLTVCVEKVISPEAYFEIDGPEPHQKEFCTFLPISFNNLSNDNGGSAIVNYLWDFGDGTTSSLFEPTHAYDHPGTYTVELAVTNSCNCTSYYKWEVNVMDAREFEITCPSVVCENARETYSVTDGCGGEWKVIGGTMIANNGTSIEVVWDNVDPQEGFGYVSYRSNCSCPIWTTVKIPVVLRRGLIKGPGVVCQDSQGRFTLPQWPATEFEWMIDGDPNHPMLVHTDQRNEIVVDGATPGAYVLSVQYTNTLIDDGKCMGKAEIKFSVAERPQIITDDDLTNCQNNTMSFQTHNGVSVEWQIMLDGNIVYTHTGSTMDYDFPDSGTHVITVGYDGCDSDPVMVEVVELPVMTGTIDGPEKVCLNTPYTYTLSEEEPGFIYVWSVTNGAVIGDNTGAQADVQFTGSPATVSVVKQAVKNGVICESDPVEFAVSEIVINPVIINNSGLAQFCPSSSATFTVDLGGVVADHITWSIKSSTSATNFGSITDGINSTTATVGFNEISTSPTGILQVDVIKCGQTFTQTYVINLIENPTLTIGTVANICPADTGTVAVPITITPSPPYPVSIKVLIDGVDEGTYSYSGGGTLNINNTFANSSSSNISRNLTLQLGVCNYSVSASQNVIVYPETEVYVSPSYSYIVCPATYGSISLTSTVSTGITSSTVFEWYKVPSTTPIAGANSENFSITGPNPGGTYYVKVIDQNGCEVRSDNIYVTESCAGGGPGGCIVSPNPNASASAQWTSCNTIITDLNYDYPPTSIVWTGSTHLSPAGGQTTDNATFTTTVPGTHVVTAYLNYSGCTIVKTYTVEKNYEAKMSPEITCNGDGTYKIVLYNHSLTYNAGSINPLTFEYFGPGVTAGASGNSTTINSIGPGTYVYTMKVNSPGSGTPECETTLTITLDPEPDPNFTLSPLSYCSDEVITLTAPGYDPSNIYEWVFNGTSYITSEENTLIQLPAGPNQFITLTVTTPYGCTYTSNPVFVNIYEADFNGGIINPLNADFCANNPTPLSFSGSLMPVDIIWMLGNQEVGTGLTYQPTQSGSYWPVLIDANGCKSYIMATEAKSYILRQPPFASISGNTSVCFDESTILVGITTDNAVEHRWSGPSLPSGYGTWVAGDTNKVLELTGLTPGTYNYTFETRAASDPSCTNSFTTTVEVHPQVPTPTISYTVINCDPYTIQLTATGPSTGVYNWSNGMTGTTIEVTHGGAYSVTYTETTGCSATGYIQAPHNPERALWVVPAGCYTVCDAYLIGPLGTYDSYSWEVNGSVTQSGNNTFIPNQPVTSGGTYQLFISQQGCTYGSNIPDITIDLERCPPKSCDFKVQFELMEIIPGGFVYYVQMTNPTSNPIAVHLSSYNGYGTFVPSVLVLNPGFNSFAVEFYVNGTYMPGVPDMFVVSGPGCADVVEVKLSETHWENLVEPASLALSPNPSYDTTVVTFSTGTEYDNAQSIKVYDIMGLQRYNERVSGQDGEITLDVSRFIPGTYIITLEADGKRIATEKLIKK is encoded by the coding sequence ATGGCAAAAATTACCAGTCTGCCCGTCATACGGGCATTGGGCATCATGCTGATTGTCCTGTGGTCTTTAGGAATGAAGGCCCAAACAGCACACAACCCCGTTCTGACATGGGATCAGGAAGTAGGGTGTATTGACTACGACGACAGAGGCGAAAAAGACTACTATACGCTGATTGAACAAATTTCAATGGGTGTTTGTCTTCGTGTTTGTGAAGAAAGTACAGTAACTTATGGCTTTACAGCCAATGGTGTTACAGACGTTCAGTGGCAGGTTAACGGAGGTAACTTACAAAGCAGCAGTAATACCGGAGCTACAATACACTGGAACAGTGGTGGAAACGGAAGTTTAACACTGACCATAACTTATGACGACAATACCGTTGATGTATTAACGGTTTGTGTAGAAAAAGTAATTAGTCCAGAAGCCTATTTTGAAATAGACGGACCAGAACCCCATCAAAAGGAGTTTTGTACCTTTCTACCCATTTCTTTTAACAACCTTTCTAACGACAACGGCGGTTCTGCCATTGTTAATTACCTTTGGGATTTCGGCGACGGCACTACGTCCAGCCTTTTCGAACCAACTCACGCGTACGATCATCCGGGCACTTATACTGTGGAACTTGCTGTTACCAACAGTTGTAACTGTACCTCTTATTATAAGTGGGAAGTAAATGTTATGGACGCCCGTGAGTTTGAAATCACTTGTCCGTCTGTGGTTTGTGAAAATGCTCGCGAAACATACAGCGTAACTGATGGTTGCGGCGGTGAATGGAAAGTAATTGGAGGAACAATGATAGCCAACAACGGTACTTCAATCGAAGTAGTTTGGGACAACGTTGATCCGCAAGAAGGTTTTGGCTATGTGAGCTATCGTTCAAACTGTTCTTGTCCGATTTGGACTACGGTAAAAATACCTGTTGTTTTACGTAGAGGACTAATCAAAGGACCAGGTGTAGTTTGCCAAGATTCTCAGGGGCGTTTTACCCTGCCTCAGTGGCCTGCTACAGAATTTGAATGGATGATTGATGGAGACCCTAACCACCCGATGCTGGTACACACTGACCAACGCAACGAGATTGTGGTAGACGGAGCCACTCCCGGCGCTTATGTTTTGTCTGTACAATACACAAATACGTTGATTGATGATGGTAAGTGTATGGGTAAAGCTGAAATTAAATTTTCAGTTGCAGAGCGTCCTCAGATCATTACTGACGATGACCTTACCAATTGTCAGAATAATACTATGAGTTTCCAAACGCATAACGGCGTATCGGTAGAATGGCAAATTATGCTGGACGGAAATATAGTTTATACCCATACTGGTTCTACAATGGATTACGATTTCCCTGATTCGGGAACACACGTAATTACCGTGGGTTATGACGGATGTGACTCTGACCCTGTAATGGTAGAAGTTGTAGAATTACCAGTGATGACCGGTACTATTGACGGACCAGAAAAGGTATGTTTAAACACACCTTATACATACACGCTTAGTGAAGAAGAACCTGGTTTTATTTACGTATGGAGCGTTACCAACGGAGCAGTAATTGGAGACAATACTGGCGCACAGGCAGATGTACAGTTTACAGGTTCACCTGCAACGGTAAGCGTGGTAAAACAAGCTGTGAAAAACGGAGTGATATGTGAATCAGATCCAGTTGAATTTGCTGTAAGCGAAATTGTTATTAATCCGGTTATTATCAATAACAGCGGACTGGCACAATTTTGTCCGAGTAGCAGCGCTACTTTTACGGTAGATTTGGGCGGCGTAGTTGCCGATCACATTACATGGAGTATCAAAAGCAGTACAAGTGCAACCAATTTCGGAAGTATCACTGACGGTATTAACAGCACAACAGCAACCGTAGGTTTTAATGAAATCAGTACTTCACCAACCGGAATTTTACAAGTAGATGTCATTAAATGTGGACAGACCTTTACCCAAACATACGTTATCAACCTGATAGAAAACCCTACATTGACTATTGGAACGGTAGCTAATATTTGTCCGGCAGATACAGGAACCGTTGCTGTGCCTATAACGATAACCCCTAGTCCGCCTTATCCGGTATCAATTAAGGTGCTTATAGACGGTGTTGATGAAGGTACATATTCTTATTCAGGTGGGGGAACTTTGAATATTAATAACACTTTTGCCAACAGTTCCAGCAGTAATATTTCCAGAAATCTTACCTTACAGCTGGGCGTATGTAACTACAGCGTATCGGCATCACAAAATGTAATTGTATATCCGGAAACAGAAGTGTATGTATCGCCAAGCTACAGCTATATAGTTTGCCCTGCGACTTACGGATCTATAAGCTTAACATCAACGGTATCTACAGGCATCACATCTTCTACTGTATTTGAATGGTATAAAGTTCCAAGTACTACTCCGATAGCAGGGGCTAATAGTGAAAATTTCTCCATTACCGGACCAAATCCAGGCGGAACTTATTACGTAAAAGTAATTGACCAAAACGGTTGTGAAGTACGCTCAGACAATATTTATGTAACGGAAAGTTGTGCCGGCGGTGGACCAGGTGGCTGTATAGTATCACCAAACCCGAATGCGAGTGCATCGGCACAGTGGACAAGTTGTAACACTATTATTACCGACTTAAACTACGACTACCCGCCAACATCAATTGTTTGGACAGGCAGTACACATCTTTCTCCTGCAGGTGGACAGACAACAGACAATGCCACTTTTACCACAACGGTACCAGGCACACACGTAGTAACAGCATACCTGAATTATAGCGGTTGTACTATTGTGAAGACTTATACGGTAGAGAAAAACTACGAAGCCAAAATGTCGCCAGAGATAACCTGTAACGGAGACGGAACTTATAAAATAGTGCTGTACAATCATTCATTAACATATAATGCAGGCAGTATTAATCCGTTGACCTTTGAATATTTTGGTCCGGGTGTTACGGCAGGAGCCTCAGGCAACAGCACAACCATAAACAGTATAGGACCGGGCACGTATGTTTATACCATGAAAGTCAATTCACCAGGCAGTGGAACACCAGAGTGTGAAACTACGCTAACGATAACCTTAGACCCTGAACCGGACCCTAACTTTACGCTTTCGCCTCTAAGCTATTGTTCTGACGAGGTGATTACTTTAACCGCACCGGGGTATGACCCAAGCAACATCTATGAGTGGGTATTTAATGGTACATCGTATATAACCAGTGAAGAAAATACATTGATTCAGCTCCCCGCAGGACCAAACCAATTCATTACATTAACGGTTACCACACCGTATGGGTGTACTTATACCAGCAATCCTGTATTTGTAAACATTTATGAAGCTGATTTTAATGGAGGTATTATTAACCCTCTTAATGCTGACTTCTGTGCCAATAATCCTACACCACTATCATTTTCTGGTAGCCTTATGCCGGTTGATATTATATGGATGTTGGGTAATCAAGAAGTTGGTACAGGTTTGACTTATCAGCCAACACAAAGCGGCAGTTATTGGCCGGTGTTGATTGATGCTAATGGTTGTAAAAGTTATATCATGGCTACCGAAGCTAAAAGCTATATACTGCGTCAGCCTCCGTTTGCCAGCATCAGCGGCAATACTAGTGTGTGTTTTGACGAGAGCACCATATTGGTAGGTATTACTACCGATAATGCGGTGGAGCACCGATGGAGCGGGCCGTCACTACCTTCGGGCTACGGAACATGGGTAGCTGGTGATACCAACAAAGTGTTGGAGTTGACCGGACTGACTCCGGGTACATATAACTACACGTTTGAAACCCGTGCTGCAAGCGATCCGTCTTGTACCAACAGCTTTACCACTACGGTAGAAGTACACCCGCAAGTGCCTACGCCAACCATCAGTTACACGGTAATTAACTGCGACCCGTATACCATACAATTAACGGCTACCGGGCCAAGTACTGGTGTGTATAACTGGAGCAACGGCATGACCGGAACTACCATCGAAGTAACCCATGGCGGAGCGTATAGTGTAACCTATACCGAAACTACCGGTTGCAGTGCCACCGGATATATACAGGCACCGCACAATCCAGAACGTGCCTTATGGGTAGTTCCTGCGGGTTGTTATACGGTTTGTGATGCTTATTTGATTGGGCCACTGGGTACCTACGACAGTTACAGCTGGGAGGTAAACGGCAGTGTTACCCAATCGGGCAACAACACCTTTATCCCGAATCAACCAGTTACTTCCGGAGGAACTTATCAGTTGTTTATCAGCCAACAAGGTTGCACCTATGGCAGTAACATACCAGATATTACTATAGACCTTGAAAGATGTCCGCCGAAATCTTGCGATTTCAAAGTACAATTTGAATTGATGGAAATCATACCGGGGGGCTTTGTGTACTACGTTCAAATGACAAACCCTACAAGCAACCCTATCGCGGTACACCTGAGTAGTTATAACGGCTACGGCACATTTGTACCATCAGTGTTGGTATTGAATCCGGGATTCAACTCTTTTGCAGTAGAATTCTACGTCAACGGCACCTATATGCCGGGTGTGCCTGATATGTTTGTGGTCAGCGGGCCAGGTTGTGCCGACGTTGTAGAGGTTAAACTATCTGAAACCCATTGGGAAAATCTGGTAGAACCAGCATCTTTGGCACTCTCGCCCAATCCATCATACGATACCACTGTGGTAACGTTTAGCACAGGTACAGAATACGATAATGCACAAAGCATTAAAGTATATGATATTATGGGCTTACAGCGCTACAATGAAAGAGTAAGCGGACAAGACGGAGAAATTACGCTGGACGTAAGCCGTTTTATACCGGGTACCTACATCATTACGCTAGAAGCAGACGGTAAACGCATTGCGACCGAAAAATTGATTAAGAAATAA